The Fervidicoccaceae archaeon genome contains a region encoding:
- a CDS encoding AAA family ATPase, producing MVEARASGIDERLFALREKMLDLFVEKDEAIDAVLAALVSGEPVILVGPPGTAKTQIVETLSKLIDAKYFYYLLTRFTEPDELLGPLDVVALREGRYKRITAGRLPEAEIAFLDEVFKASSAIRNVLLDVILHKRFLNGVEYFRLPLLAIYMASNEVSTDAEDAAFYDRITLRYFGRNVSMESWPDLLTKGLRLLGNQALSPLLKSDDVRLLQAEALRRVEKLQQQRPLLEKYIEVLAELRQRGIQLSDRRKVKTLQVSAAYSVVHGEPEVTPESLADAVRATAPSTEEDLERVEEALMRVGLSSYSVKIRQLQTLLAELKNLCRNLMTREIDAMEAERALSALAARARLIMRSTGDNPRLRSYAKELERELSRAARLLEDARARAEHEPLYGIRRGEWKGARGSEEVMR from the coding sequence ATGGTCGAGGCGCGCGCGAGCGGCATAGACGAAAGGCTCTTCGCGCTCAGGGAGAAGATGCTAGATCTGTTCGTTGAGAAGGACGAAGCGATCGACGCTGTACTGGCGGCCTTGGTCTCGGGCGAGCCAGTCATCTTAGTGGGCCCCCCCGGCACGGCCAAGACGCAGATCGTGGAGACGCTCTCCAAACTCATAGACGCCAAGTACTTCTACTACCTGCTCACGCGCTTCACCGAGCCAGATGAGCTGCTCGGACCCCTCGACGTCGTTGCTCTCCGAGAGGGCCGATATAAGAGGATAACCGCCGGGAGGCTACCCGAGGCCGAGATAGCGTTTCTCGATGAAGTGTTCAAAGCGTCGAGCGCTATTCGCAACGTCCTCCTGGATGTGATATTACACAAGAGGTTCCTCAACGGCGTCGAGTACTTCAGGTTGCCTCTGCTGGCCATCTACATGGCTAGCAACGAGGTGTCCACGGACGCGGAGGACGCGGCCTTCTATGATAGAATAACGCTGAGATACTTCGGCAGGAACGTGTCCATGGAAAGTTGGCCGGACCTCCTGACGAAGGGCCTCAGGCTTCTGGGGAACCAGGCGCTCTCTCCCTTGCTGAAGTCCGATGACGTCAGGCTGCTGCAGGCGGAGGCTCTCAGGAGGGTCGAGAAGCTGCAACAGCAGCGCCCTCTGCTCGAGAAGTACATAGAAGTTCTAGCCGAGTTGAGGCAGAGAGGCATCCAACTGAGCGATAGGAGGAAGGTCAAGACGCTGCAGGTGTCAGCCGCGTACTCGGTTGTGCACGGAGAGCCCGAGGTCACGCCGGAGAGCCTCGCCGACGCAGTCAGAGCGACTGCTCCCTCGACGGAGGAGGACCTAGAGAGAGTAGAGGAAGCTCTCATGAGAGTTGGTCTCTCCTCCTATAGCGTGAAGATAAGGCAGTTGCAGACGTTGCTAGCCGAGCTGAAGAATCTGTGCCGCAATTTAATGACTCGCGAGATCGACGCAATGGAGGCCGAGAGGGCCTTAAGCGCGCTAGCCGCTCGCGCGCGCCTCATCATGAGATCTACCGGGGACAATCCGAGGCTTAGATCTTACGCCAAAGAGCTGGAGAGGGAGCTCTCGAGGGCGGCGCGCCTCCTCGAGGACGCGCGGGCGCGTGCCGAGCACGAGCCTCTCTACGGAATTCGCCGAGGAGAGTGGAAAGGGGCGAGAGGGTCGGAGGAAGTTATGAGATGA
- a CDS encoding VWA domain-containing protein, with translation MRPRAGEDLEALSNNLLNVVPEDPIYRVIMRAVGDRLSPEQKELYDAIPHVRLAIADGFFAHYSVYPILRDRNGDHFMERLRRVFSKYMASDEFTRARRSTVLDEDVSMVYAVELAKTILEELRRASGRLSSLWDGGVRGGERTPAGERSGEASTPPSIEALLSRALRRAASAAFIARSLKELMGSKGAGTEEGFIEKLIDLTSYVLVVDDARSIVELAARVTRELPRRVRLLKRRERRGDELRGYSATSKIERALARELSLPDALLEYKIAVGQLLARELEESAEGTLYVLLDKSGSMCGFKMIWSRSVALALFKLAKLKGSRFALRMFDVKVHPENGPPLEKPTEILEALLKIPPNGGTRIASSIEQALLDVAARERSSGTSTLVLITDGEDTVMLERAKLESSRAILVTVMVGGDNEALREVSDFYYQVVPSERNVSGVLKLIERARLGSSA, from the coding sequence TTGAGGCCCCGAGCGGGCGAGGACCTCGAGGCTCTGAGCAACAATTTACTCAATGTGGTGCCGGAAGACCCCATTTATCGAGTCATAATGCGGGCCGTCGGGGACAGGCTGTCCCCGGAGCAAAAGGAGCTCTACGATGCTATCCCGCACGTGAGGCTGGCGATCGCCGACGGATTTTTCGCGCACTACTCCGTGTACCCGATACTTCGGGACAGGAACGGTGACCACTTTATGGAGAGGCTGAGGCGCGTCTTCTCAAAGTACATGGCGTCCGACGAATTTACTAGAGCCAGGAGGAGCACCGTTCTCGATGAGGATGTATCGATGGTCTATGCCGTGGAGCTAGCCAAGACGATCCTGGAGGAGCTGCGCAGAGCCTCCGGGAGATTGAGCTCTCTCTGGGACGGGGGAGTGAGGGGAGGAGAGAGGACTCCGGCGGGGGAGAGGAGCGGCGAGGCCTCGACCCCTCCATCTATCGAGGCCCTCTTGAGCAGAGCTCTCCGGAGAGCCGCGAGCGCAGCGTTCATCGCGCGATCTCTGAAAGAGCTGATGGGCTCGAAGGGCGCTGGAACAGAGGAGGGATTCATTGAGAAGCTCATCGATTTGACCTCGTACGTTCTCGTTGTAGATGATGCGCGCTCAATCGTCGAGCTGGCAGCGCGCGTCACGCGTGAGTTGCCGCGTCGGGTCAGGCTGCTGAAGAGGAGGGAGAGACGGGGCGACGAGCTCAGAGGGTACAGCGCAACGAGCAAGATCGAGCGAGCTCTCGCCCGCGAGCTGAGCCTCCCCGACGCTCTCCTCGAGTATAAGATCGCGGTCGGTCAGCTACTCGCGCGAGAGCTCGAGGAGAGCGCGGAGGGGACGCTCTATGTCCTCCTCGACAAGAGCGGCTCCATGTGTGGCTTCAAGATGATCTGGTCGAGGAGCGTCGCTCTCGCTCTCTTCAAGCTGGCCAAGCTGAAAGGGTCGAGGTTCGCGCTCAGGATGTTTGACGTCAAGGTCCACCCGGAGAACGGGCCCCCCCTAGAAAAGCCTACGGAGATACTCGAGGCCCTCCTCAAGATCCCGCCCAATGGAGGCACGAGAATAGCCTCCTCGATCGAGCAAGCCCTGCTCGACGTGGCAGCGAGGGAGCGCTCTTCGGGGACGAGCACGCTGGTCCTCATAACCGACGGCGAGGACACGGTGATGTTGGAGCGAGCTAAGCTCGAAAGCTCTCGAGCGATCTTGGTCACCGTGATGGTGGGGGGAGACAACGAGGCTCTGCGCGAAGTGAGCGACTTCTACTATCAGGTGGTGCCTAGTGAGCGCAACGTTTCCGGCGTCCTCAAGTTGATCGAGCGGGCGAGGCTCGGGTCGTCCGCGTAG
- a CDS encoding RsmB/NOP family class I SAM-dependent RNA methyltransferase, whose amino-acid sequence MRLICSEDHWVASLEIPDLVVELLRPVLKPYGLSLEDALCAAVAPPKRYYVRVNTLKSTASTVISKLRRESLAFREDGRFEEAIYAVVEKGLDPSSLRAEGRVVADRFAAESVALGADLYAPGVVSVRGEVGRRVHVVDPDGRVVGWGTLVDNPLARGERRGLAVKVEASPYRAPKMRETEAYREGLIYDQALPSMLVGRMLSPREHDVVLDATASPGGKATHVYELSRGRALVIAVDHTIEKVGRLIENVKRLGHRGIAVMKADSRRISSLLAGLRPTRVLVDPPCSGLGVRPRLRFELTREKLDALVRLQRRLLAEASRAAAPGALISYSTCTLTREENEDLIAWARRELGLKPEEPPTPFPQSLLTDHAAARFVPGEHDSPGFFACVLRKP is encoded by the coding sequence TTGAGGCTCATCTGTTCGGAAGACCATTGGGTCGCCTCCCTCGAAATCCCGGACCTAGTTGTGGAGCTCTTGCGCCCAGTGCTGAAGCCTTACGGGCTGAGCTTAGAGGACGCCCTATGCGCCGCCGTCGCTCCGCCTAAGAGATATTATGTCAGAGTGAATACGTTGAAGTCCACAGCGTCGACCGTGATCTCAAAGCTCCGGCGAGAATCTCTCGCTTTCAGGGAGGACGGCAGATTCGAAGAAGCGATATACGCCGTGGTCGAGAAAGGCCTCGACCCCTCGAGCCTGAGAGCCGAGGGCCGAGTCGTCGCCGATAGATTCGCAGCCGAGAGCGTAGCGCTTGGAGCAGACCTCTACGCCCCCGGCGTCGTCTCGGTGCGAGGAGAAGTAGGACGGAGAGTACACGTGGTAGACCCGGACGGCAGAGTCGTTGGGTGGGGAACCCTGGTCGACAACCCGCTGGCGCGCGGAGAGAGACGAGGGCTCGCGGTGAAGGTCGAGGCTAGCCCCTATAGGGCTCCGAAGATGAGGGAGACCGAGGCCTATCGAGAGGGGCTCATATACGATCAAGCCCTTCCCTCGATGCTCGTTGGGCGTATGCTCTCGCCGCGGGAGCACGACGTAGTGTTGGATGCCACGGCATCGCCGGGGGGCAAGGCGACGCACGTCTACGAGCTCAGTAGAGGCAGAGCTCTCGTGATCGCAGTTGACCACACCATCGAGAAAGTCGGAAGATTGATCGAGAACGTCAAGAGGCTCGGCCATCGAGGGATAGCAGTAATGAAAGCAGACTCGCGCAGGATCTCCTCTCTCTTGGCCGGCCTAAGACCCACTCGAGTTCTCGTGGACCCGCCGTGCAGCGGCCTCGGCGTTAGGCCGAGATTGCGCTTCGAGCTGACGCGCGAGAAGCTCGACGCGCTAGTGAGGCTTCAGAGGAGGCTGCTCGCTGAGGCGTCCCGCGCGGCCGCGCCTGGGGCGCTCATCTCGTATTCGACGTGCACGCTCACGCGAGAAGAGAATGAGGACCTGATCGCGTGGGCTCGGAGAGAGCTCGGGCTCAAGCCGGAGGAACCACCAACGCCATTCCCTCAATCGTTGCTAACCGATCACGCTGCAGCGAGATTCGTGCCGGGCGAGCACGACTCCCCCGGCTTCTTCGCCTGTGTGCTGAGGAAGCCCTGA
- a CDS encoding BMP family ABC transporter substrate-binding protein has product MSSGPRTSRRALIGAAGAAAVAGVLGYAVGRAAAPTRIVERTTTATVTRTATVTPPPRRVKAAWIYVGPIGDYGWTHAHELGRRYVEKRFPWLEARYKESVPEPEAFSAIKMFVEQGFDVVFTTSFGFMDATIEAGKAYPDKWFWHCSGYKRAANVGTYFAELYQVYYLNGFIAGAVTETRRLGYVPAFLIPEVIRHLNAFALGARDGARLAGKGDVKVYVSSELGAWFTPEQARLAAKILVDQYNVDVIAYTEDSPTVLQVAEEYQTKYNKRVWSFSHYSDMYQYGPNAHLTGQIVNWGPIYEYILAKYYAGASMSEDIWARLGDFEPVRWMKSPEKSAMGQPEGVVYLARVKTEVVPSNVLGAAKILYEQMKELLYEPFSGYDPVKKEPRDILDNEGRVRIARGERASHDDLWEMQWFLDNVERIG; this is encoded by the coding sequence TTGTCCTCGGGTCCTAGGACCTCCAGGAGAGCCCTCATCGGAGCGGCGGGCGCGGCCGCCGTTGCCGGAGTCCTGGGCTACGCCGTCGGTAGAGCGGCCGCGCCGACGAGGATAGTAGAGAGGACCACGACTGCTACCGTCACGAGAACGGCCACGGTGACTCCTCCGCCGAGGCGCGTCAAGGCCGCGTGGATCTACGTTGGGCCGATAGGAGATTACGGATGGACTCACGCGCACGAGCTCGGCAGGAGATACGTCGAGAAGAGATTCCCTTGGCTCGAGGCGAGATATAAGGAGAGCGTGCCAGAGCCCGAGGCGTTCAGCGCGATCAAGATGTTCGTGGAGCAAGGATTCGACGTGGTCTTCACGACGAGCTTCGGCTTCATGGACGCCACGATAGAGGCCGGGAAAGCGTATCCAGATAAGTGGTTCTGGCACTGCAGCGGCTACAAGAGAGCTGCCAACGTGGGCACGTACTTCGCCGAGCTCTACCAGGTGTACTACCTCAACGGCTTTATCGCGGGAGCCGTAACGGAGACTCGCAGACTCGGCTACGTACCGGCCTTCCTCATACCGGAGGTCATCAGGCACCTCAACGCCTTCGCCCTCGGCGCCAGAGACGGAGCTAGGCTGGCCGGAAAGGGAGATGTGAAGGTTTACGTCTCGAGCGAGCTGGGAGCGTGGTTCACGCCGGAGCAGGCTAGGCTCGCTGCCAAGATATTGGTGGACCAGTACAATGTCGATGTCATCGCCTACACCGAGGACTCGCCGACCGTTCTCCAGGTGGCCGAAGAGTATCAGACGAAGTACAACAAAAGGGTATGGAGCTTCAGCCACTACAGCGATATGTATCAATACGGGCCTAATGCCCATCTGACCGGGCAGATCGTGAACTGGGGCCCGATCTACGAATACATCTTGGCCAAATACTACGCGGGCGCCTCAATGAGCGAGGACATCTGGGCGAGGCTCGGAGACTTCGAGCCCGTCAGATGGATGAAGAGCCCGGAAAAGAGCGCGATGGGTCAGCCCGAAGGAGTCGTTTACTTGGCGAGGGTGAAGACCGAGGTCGTGCCGAGCAACGTCCTCGGAGCGGCTAAAATTCTCTACGAGCAGATGAAGGAGCTGCTCTACGAACCCTTCAGCGGCTACGACCCCGTGAAGAAGGAGCCGCGCGATATACTCGATAACGAGGGCCGCGTTAGGATCGCGCGCGGCGAGAGAGCCTCGCACGACGACCTCTGGGAGATGCAGTGGTTCCTCGATAACGTCGAGCGCATCGGCTGA